tctctctgtctctctctctcgctctctctctcgctctcgctctctctgcctctctctcgctctctcaattttagattttagatttgACTTCATTGGGTTTATTGTCATGACGTTACagattaaacatgttttgaataatgaattgaaagaaaagtaaaactaGATTAGAAACAATAAGAAAACTACACTTAAACAATGAAAAGTGATTTAACTTGGAGTATTTCTTGCTCTGTGGTTCAGAAAGTATGTGATTTCTGGTTGAATTGGaggagaaattattttttttatttctttgtactTTGGATGGCTTGTGAAACAATGAACATCGGTCTCGACTTCTATTATTCCACATGGATGCAAATTATTTTTTCTAGCCATACTCTCTTGGCCACCTGCGCCAATCGCAATTTAGCACACTTCTCTAAGTCTTTATCCAGTTAGGGTTTGTCTTTTTGAAGTAGCTTTTATTTGGGTAAAACTTTGGATTTCTGCTTTTCGCTTAAACTGAACAGCCTATCCGAGTTAGAGCTTTTTTCCACTGTAGGCTTGGTTTGTCAGGGATTTAACACTCACTATGCTCAATTCACACCAAGCCGGGCCATTGCGGGGCCATCAGTGGTGCGTGAAAGTGGTGTGAAAAGGTTTCAATGTGTGTTACAATGGCTTGTGTTTCTGCAGTCCTATGATTactggttttcctttttttaaagaggaatacagactacactgaaaaaaacgaaatgttgactttaattagatGTGTTgtgtcaacatatttcacaaagctgtattaggttagttgaaatcaataatattatGTTATTGCTTACAACTATCCTAATACAGTGAAATCTCTTGACACAATACACTCAATTAatgtcaatgtttcagtttacCCCCGGCTGCTGGTATGGAGAGTTTTTTCCTCTACAGCAGGCACAGAATGTATGAGATAGTTGCCCTCCAGCTGTCGTTTTGTGGTGTGTTTAGGTGCCACTTTTTGGTCAAAACACAGACACGTGAGGCGACACAATAATCGGCTATGTGGAAACTATTGGAGAATTGATTGAAGGATAGCCCCTTGAGATGTAGCATCTCATTTTTTCGAGGTGGTCCTAAACTAGTTCTTTTGATGTATGTTTTTAGGCCTTCAGAGCCGGTGGTCTGGTATGGCCGGCAGCGTCAAGTGCCTAAAGTAACCTTGGATTCATATCACCTTGTAACTCATCCGATTGTACCTGATTATTTGTATCAGCCGTGTAACATCCCTGAGGTACATCTCTGACCCAATGCCTCTTCTATGTTCTGGGCAGTTTGCATCACTCGCTGCAGAGCCTGAGCCGTGCACTGCATTCCAGTTTGTAATGTTTCCAGTCATAATGCGTCCTATTgcttcttttaaaaagtaaaaaaaaacttggcCTGGGAACATTGTTTCCTTAAGAAATACAGCTgttgtttaacttttttcatACATATTTACGATAGAAGAGTTGTAACATGCTCCTGGAACTCTCGGAAAGTAAGCAGATAAGCATATTTTGCAATCATGTTTAAATAGAATCTGGTTATCTGGTTCTGTCAAACAAGCAGATGGAAGGGGGAAGAAAATCGTGCCATAAATTGTGCCTTTTTTtggcatcatttatttaagCATTTCCTAAGAACTGACCTACACCAGGTCTCAGCTGCTGTCACAATTATTTATCATAGAGTCAAATGAGCTTCTTACATTGAGCTCTGAAACTAATGCTATTGTTGGTCTGTATTGCCTTTATTACTTCTTCAGACACTAGACAGTGACCTTCAATGTCACCATTTTTTCTCAGGTATCTCACATCTTTGATatgctgcatttatttgttaacCATTTAGCTGCTTATTTCAAGAGGTCATTTAGTGATTAAGTGTGTTTATCGTCCTCCATCATCTCATGTGAAGAGCAGCTGCCCTGAGGACAGGGAAGGGCCGAGAATCATTAGTCAGGAAGTTAAACCTTAGTCCTGTACAGGTTGGGTTGGTGAATGTTTACCACAGTAGTGAGACACGTTTAGTCATCAAAACTGCACGGTTGACTGACCCAACTGTTCCAGCTAGCATGCTGATATACTAACCATTCAGAGTGACGATTAAAACAGgtcattattaataaatatagaaGTTAGAAGAGTTCAAGTAGGATAGAAGTTGTTACCATAAGTGTCTCTGTGGAGTTTTCTTATGTTCATGTGTCTCAGATTGCATTTATTCCATACTGTGAAACGTCTACCAAGCCAATATTTTTGATGCATGGACGTAttaagagaactggatacaacGGTGGAGGCTGGGTCCGTTCTTTCCTATGAAAGTTGTTGGTAATGCCAGCTGAGAAAGATAGACGGTGGATGTCTTAAGTTCCTGGTCTAAGTTCTGTGATACACTCCGACTGTGAATCTATGCTAGTCAGTGCATAACAGAACTTTGTCCCGGCTCTGAAAACTCTTCGTACGGACGGACggactgatggatggatggatggatggatggatggatggatggatggatggatggatggatggatggatggatggatggtggatggtggatggatggatggatggtggatggatggatggatggatggatggatggatggatggatggatggatggatggtggatggtggatggatggatggatagtgGATGGATGAATGGTCTATGGTTGTCTCCCCAACTGTAAATGAAATTCCAATAACAAGCTTGATGAACTAACACAATAAAAGCATTGAGAGCTGCAGAAATGTGTgtacacactgtgtgtgttcagggtgtTGCTGGAAAAGCTGGTTGATAATAAAGTTTGATCCAACACACTGGTCAGTCATGACTGTAGCTATGCTTTGATGAAGTAGACCTCTCCCAGAACTAGAAGTTTCCCGGCAGTGACTCAGCAAATATTAAAGATGccctctctgttgttgttgttgttgcaggaaCCTTCTCTCTACACAGTGAAAGCTGTTTTTATCCTGGACAATGATGGCAACAGACTTTTGTCAAAGGTAAGAACCATATTAGGGAAAGTTTTTAAGATGTTTAGATCAATTAACTGGTCCATTAATCCTAATCTAGTTTACCAGTGGTACATCCAAGCTTAAATGGGAAAGTTACAGGTTACAAGTTTTCTTGTCCTAAAACCTGAAAGTATTTGGTATGTATGTCAAATTATCTTAAACATTCATACCTCCATACACAGCTATGGAGATGACCAACGATTTGCTTCTGTTAGTGTTCTACGGTATTGAACTACTACATGGTACAAATGTTTGTCCACCACTTTAATGTCAAATCTGCtccacaaaatgaaaatctgaTCAAAGATTGTTGGTCAACCCTTTTTGTACGGTGCCATGTTCTCATCAGAATTGATTTATCCTATAAACAAGATCAGCACCACAGTTTTGCCCTCataccttttatttttctagaaaacccCCTGATAGTGTACGTTAAAGGGTCTTGAACATATTGTGATTAAACGCAATGTCAAAAAGAGGACTTATTATACTCCTTTTCAGGATcatataaagtaaacaaaggagtccaatggaggtgtttcaggcaggaggggggAAGCTGTTGTAgtgaaactccctctggagggaacacgtcatttaagcctttgcagaccatttacatgcacagaaacctatataacacgcacaggaaagagaaaaccccaaaaaagcaGACTAGCGCCTCTTTAGTATTTGTTCTTGATGATAAATGGAGATGCTGTGTTGCAAGAATAGTGTCACACTTAAACTGACAGAGCATCATTGTTTCTTCTGTCATGTTCAGTAGAAGTGAAAGCCTTGACCCagcagtgtctgtgtgtgtttcagtactATGACCCTGAGCTCTACCCCTCCATGAAGGAACAGAAGAACTTTGAGAGCAACATTTTCAACAAGACTCACAAAGCAGACAGTAAGTTACCTGGCCTGTGTGTTCTACTGTATTTCACACACATCTCCAATGTCACCTGTTACACCTTCCACCTACTGGTACCCCAACACTAGCTTTTATCTCCACTCAGCAGCCAAACTGTGCTACAGTACTAGGCCTACGGTGTTTGTTAACCttgaaaatacataaaattGTGACTTTGGGATATTCTATTAGCTTTTTTTCGTTACTTCagagaaaaatgacaaataCTCCTTGGCTGATACCTGAGTATCTGCTGCTGGCCTTCTTATCCCCATCCTCCTTTTGTTCTAGACTCCTCCTGCATTCCtgcttttctcctctttttttctcccatgtCATGCTATATCTCCTTTCCCTCTGTCCTTTTGTCACGCTCCTCCCTCCCCTAAAGCATAAGtcgtctccctctctctttccttgtTCTACAACTTCTcccactttctttttcttattttccctCACCTGCTTCCTTGTTTCCTCCCAAGTgtgtatctttttattttctctttcaacaTATTTCCTACCTTTACTTCCTCCTGCCTTATTTTTTTCCTGTCCCTTCTCTATTGCCTCCTCTCGTTGTCATCTCCCCTCCACTTCTCCTTCCCCTTTCCCCCTTCTTGTCACATTCATCGCTCAATGCgtccctttcttcttctctctgcagatgAGATAGCGTTCCTGGAGGGGATGACCATCGTCTATAAGAGCAGTATAGATCTCTTCTTCTACGTGGCGGGAAGTGCTCAGGAGAATGAGGTAGGGAAACATTGTAATTTTCTGCCAAAGATACATTTGACCATCGGTCATTTTACTGCAGTTTTTACCCATCGTTATTCCAATGTGCGAAAACATTTTACTTGATAGGGACCATTCTCAGCTTCGGATGAATCGCAATTTTATTGCAGCCGGGGAGTCAGGGTGGACTTATACAATTTATCAGCCATTACAAAAAAgatcatcattttatttcacaaatgaaaatcccataaaaaattaaaaaataagataCACCTTTTTAGCATCACCTGGTGAGAAATTTATAAAGGCAGCATTTTTGACTGAATAGGCTCTGATTAAGCCCCTGAGCTTCCTTTCCATCCCCAGACTGCAGACAGACACGGTCAGAGACTAACTATGGAACATACAGGAGCATTGAGCAGCTTCCCTTAGGAGGTGATGGAGACCAAAAATGGAGCTAAAATAAATGTGCCAGCATGTTGGCCGCTGCAACCTTTACAAAGTTTAAGTGTATCTTAAGAGTAATCAGCTGCCACCTCCTAAATAGCCAAAACATTTACTTATGACACCAAATGAATGCTAGTGTTGTTGTGTATGCTGGATGTGTTAATATGAGATAGTATGTGATCACACCAGAACAACCAATAGGGGATTTTTAAACCTGAAACTTGTCTTCAGAATGAAGCTCAAGCATTATTTTCTTGTTCTCTCTCTAGCTGATGCTGATGTCCGTACTGAACTGCCTGTTTGAGTCCCTCAGCCAGATCCTCAGGTATGCTCTCCCGTTGAAGAATGCTCTGTGGAGTGGAATAATAATGCGTTTTTTTACAGacttatatattgtatatactcTATGTGGAATTTGAAATACAGAACGCTGTAAAAGTTTTAGAATAAAGTAGCTGAAGGATGAGACAATAATAACTGGTGCTAATTTTTAGATACTTATTTAATACTTTACAAAGCACCTCTTAGGACACAGGTGTTATTTCTTGTTAAATTACACTCCAGCCATTGATCCCATGGTGGATGGACCCTGATATAAACAGTTGGACATTTTTAACTAGAAGTAGAAAAATGTGATATCACACTTCAGAACAACtacatctgaaaaaataaagttaaaatgtaattgctgTCAAGCATATGCAGGAGTAGTAacttgctaacgttagcatactGCTACAAATGAACAGAGCCAAACAGCTTTAAGCTATAATGTGTCTACATGGTTTTCCTCTTAAAGAAATTCTTCAACCAAATCCCGATGACACTACAAACTGTCCTGTTTacttttatacaaaacaaatctttCACTTTTGGACTCTGCCTAGTTTTCCCCCCTGCTAACAGTGATGCTGCTAAGCTACGCTAACCGTCTTGCTCAAGCTGCCAATTTAATTTGAGAAAAGAGAGCAAATATgggggttttataaatgttgAACTGTTCCTTTGTGTTAAGTTGAGACACAGATTGTAGATCTGGTGGAACCAGAGTAATATAATCaagattgtttgtttgttctgcagGAAAAATGTGGAGCGGAGGTGTTTACTGGACAACATGGAGGGAGTGTTATTGGTTGTGGATGAAATTATTGATGGCGGGTAAGACAGTGTCTGCAGCTGTTTGGACATACTCAACAAACTAACATAAGAATTAGCTTTGCTCAATTAGtcctttattcatttaaatattcatttaaattgttttgtctATAAAGTGTCATGCTTATTTTTTATCCTGTTGCCAGTGTGATTATGGAGAGTGACCCGCAGCAGGTCCTACAGAAGGTCAACTACAGGGTAAGATGGCTGTCACTCTACGTTCTAACGCGTGTTCATTGATTTCATGTGAACAGAAACCGTATAATGAAGCTGTTCGTGTGTCCTGTTCAAACTCACTGCGCCTCTCTCCTGCTTCACCGATCTTTCTCTCCTGATTGGTCAGCTAATGCCAGAGCCAGCCTATGGCTTCGACTTGTTATTTACATCACGGATAATGATTCAAAGGTTTATTCGgtgtaatgaatgaaaaacttGAGTCACAGGTTCCTCAAAAATGCAAttacaagacataaaacacattttaaaaacaacaacactaaaaGTAGTGCAAGCTCCTAGCATAGAGTGAGTAgtgtggtgcagtgatgacatatttttgtagtcCCTCCCTTGAGTTAGGGCTGCCTCAACGAAAAGCAATGGGATCTAACTATAGGACTTTAGAATactgaaaataataacatcTTTAACAAgcatttatgatacttacatgcTTTGTACAATGGAATAATGTCCAAATAATAACACAGCTTTGATTATagttgaagcataaatgcaatcaacaGAAGTAAATAACAAACGTATTGCTGCAAACCAACTAAAATCAGTCGCACAACTTCATGTCACAACcataagctaaaggcggctaatgtgtGGCGTGGTGACGTTTAGTAGTTTATTCAGCAAATTGTGAGCAACTGTTCTTGTAAGAAACATAGATGCTTCAGACTTGTATGAGTGGGTGTGTACTTACATATTTGATGTTGTATAACAGAACATTAAAATCCCTAGAGCTTGTGAGATATTTTTGTGAATCtaaccaaaaatgttttcaaaaagccATTGACTTTAAGATGAGGGAGCCCATAAGTTCTTAAATCTCTTAaactaatttccaggttttaggactgaATCCTCCACCACACTATTGCTTTGCTATACATTCTAATTGTTGGCTGTGAATGTCTCTACAGTATATCATATTACTATGTATATACCAGTGCTGTTTATGCTGCTGTACTTCTGAGTTGTGAATGTGTATCAAGCAGTTTGCATgattttttcctttccttcttttcttaCATAATATCGTAATTTTGTTTTACAGGCGGACGAAAACCCATTATCGGAACAAAGCGTGGCCCAGGTAACACACTCCTACACCTAAATGATTCTTaatgcgcacacacatgcatatgtCAAACTCACATTTAGTAAgtgcaattaaaaacacacaggtacacacatatTGTATATGGCAATACTTAATGAACGC
The window above is part of the Eleginops maclovinus isolate JMC-PN-2008 ecotype Puerto Natales chromosome 16, JC_Emac_rtc_rv5, whole genome shotgun sequence genome. Proteins encoded here:
- the copz2 gene encoding coatomer subunit zeta-2 isoform X1, producing MDSTSPEPSLYTVKAVFILDNDGNRLLSKYYDPELYPSMKEQKNFESNIFNKTHKADNEIAFLEGMTIVYKSSIDLFFYVAGSAQENELMLMSVLNCLFESLSQILRKNVERRCLLDNMEGVLLVVDEIIDGGVIMESDPQQVLQKVNYRADENPLSEQSVAQHITEKLALTTNVLQSAKEQIKWSILK
- the copz2 gene encoding coatomer subunit zeta-2 isoform X2, whose translation is MDSTSPEPSLYTVKAVFILDNDGNRLLSKYYDPELYPSMKEQKNFESNIFNKTHKADNEIAFLEGMTIVYKSSIDLFFYVAGSAQENELMLMSVLNCLFESLSQILRKNVERRCLLDNMEGVLLVVDEIIDGGVIMESDPQQVLQKVNYRADENPLSEQSVAQVLQSAKEQIKWSILK